From Haloglomus litoreum, the proteins below share one genomic window:
- a CDS encoding glycosyltransferase, translated as MRALRPSTPAAPRELLERPVFGLVVVAVLGTGYLQGALSMVVGLPAALGGGSVVVLQAVVACLSIAGLFTLSAVVLFGQVAGGGADRLPTTGPTVTAVVPVHRDAAALHRSVESLLGSRYEDLRVVIVAEPGDEASIERAREYASDNDRVELLINDRYPGSKAGAVNYAAEVTESEHVAVFDVDERVDPRFVPAAVAALDDCDVVQGRTIPEPDGLIETVAYYESVVLGDLSQRLLTAITDFTVAASRTVVMRRAAFETVGGYDPEMLTEDYAFAFACYEAGLDVVEQFPYASLIEAAHSPIDWWGQRKRWMTGYAQVLHGLVAGCTAPKNYRTLVSPVICAGSVIGNLFMLSLVPKMAVLVVNGVAAWVVLPVLALVGVALAMRAYDARAGRLDGIGVGALVTPVVLPLYSLAGIKAVVEYLLGWDGAWYSVAKGA; from the coding sequence TTGCGTGCCCTCCGCCCGTCGACACCGGCCGCTCCCCGAGAACTGCTCGAACGCCCGGTCTTCGGCCTCGTGGTCGTGGCCGTTCTCGGCACCGGATACCTCCAGGGGGCGCTGTCGATGGTCGTCGGGCTGCCGGCCGCCCTCGGCGGCGGGAGCGTCGTCGTGCTGCAGGCGGTGGTCGCTTGCCTGTCCATCGCCGGGCTGTTCACCCTCTCCGCGGTCGTGCTGTTCGGACAGGTCGCCGGTGGCGGTGCGGACCGGCTCCCCACCACGGGGCCGACGGTCACGGCCGTCGTCCCGGTCCACCGTGACGCGGCGGCGCTGCATCGGAGCGTCGAGAGCCTCCTCGGGAGCCGCTACGAGGACCTCCGGGTCGTCATCGTCGCCGAACCGGGTGACGAGGCGTCCATCGAGCGGGCCCGCGAGTACGCGAGCGACAACGACCGCGTCGAACTGCTCATCAACGACCGCTACCCCGGGAGCAAGGCCGGTGCGGTGAACTACGCGGCCGAGGTGACCGAGAGCGAGCACGTCGCGGTCTTCGATGTCGACGAGCGGGTCGACCCCCGGTTCGTCCCGGCGGCCGTTGCGGCGCTGGACGACTGCGATGTCGTTCAGGGGCGGACGATCCCCGAGCCGGACGGCCTGATCGAGACGGTCGCCTACTACGAGTCCGTGGTACTGGGCGATCTCAGCCAGCGGCTCCTCACGGCCATCACGGACTTCACCGTGGCGGCGAGCCGGACGGTCGTCATGCGGCGGGCCGCCTTCGAGACGGTTGGCGGCTACGATCCGGAGATGCTCACCGAGGACTACGCCTTCGCGTTCGCGTGCTACGAGGCCGGTCTCGATGTCGTCGAGCAGTTCCCCTACGCCTCCCTGATCGAGGCCGCCCACAGCCCCATCGACTGGTGGGGCCAGCGGAAGCGGTGGATGACTGGCTACGCCCAGGTCCTCCACGGGCTGGTCGCCGGCTGCACCGCGCCGAAGAACTACCGGACGCTCGTCTCCCCGGTCATCTGCGCGGGCTCCGTCATCGGGAACCTGTTCATGCTGTCGCTGGTCCCGAAGATGGCGGTCCTGGTCGTCAACGGTGTCGCGGCCTGGGTGGTACTCCCGGTCCTGGCACTTGTCGGCGTGGCGCTCGCGATGCGGGCCTATGACGCCCGTGCCGGCCGCCTCGACGGGATCGGCGTCGGCGCCCTCGTGACGCCGGTCGTGCTCCCGCTGTACAGCCTGGCCGGCATCAAGGCCGTCGTGGAGTACCTGCTCGGCTGGGACGGGGCGTGGTACAGCGTCGCCAAAGGGGCCTGA
- a CDS encoding ATP-binding protein encodes MSVLTTLVAVGLDAAAVTVLGWVTWVAFRSRERPSAGPFVAIVATLTLWTLFSLAAGLPVVRPDSHVSTLLQFGEIGCALFVPGLWTLYTLGYTGRGTGLTRRRVLMLAGITLPVVLGGVVLALAPSASVAEKAIASLVGTELLYLLAVWLYGTYLLVGLARRHGRVSGPQVALLVLGVGAPYLLGAMGQGETAANGVTLGHLLAGGLLGVAVWRYPVLTGFPKADHVARSRVVEDLQEAVVVIDWDGRILDANDTTARLFDRDPGALVGTPIESVADGIAGHDLSAGATGTVGLRTTRGRRRFQFSVSAVGSRTAEEDRDGDPVARAVLFRDVTERRTREQRLTVLNRVLRHNVRNELDIVLAHADRIDDPDLRRAIRGSATDLVDLSDRAREAEELMSTSVASPARVDLADVAATVVEQYRDGDHDGEISVDCPDALVLRSHRRVLERVVSELVDNALAHAGPSPHVEIIVRAREGAAELTVADDGPGIPERERRLLEAGDETPLEHGRGIGLWFVNWAVTQLGAELEFGENDPRGSRVTVRLHGVGVDP; translated from the coding sequence GTGTCGGTCCTGACCACGCTCGTCGCCGTCGGCCTCGATGCCGCGGCGGTCACGGTCCTTGGCTGGGTGACCTGGGTCGCGTTCCGATCCCGTGAGCGCCCCAGCGCGGGACCGTTCGTGGCCATCGTCGCCACGCTGACCCTCTGGACGCTGTTCTCGCTCGCCGCCGGCCTCCCCGTCGTCCGCCCGGACTCGCACGTCTCGACGCTCCTGCAGTTCGGGGAGATCGGGTGTGCGCTGTTCGTCCCCGGTCTGTGGACGCTGTACACGCTCGGCTACACCGGCCGCGGAACCGGACTGACCCGACGGCGCGTCCTCATGCTGGCCGGCATCACACTTCCCGTGGTTCTGGGCGGTGTCGTCCTCGCGCTCGCCCCGTCGGCGTCGGTCGCCGAGAAGGCGATCGCGTCGCTCGTGGGAACGGAGTTGCTCTACCTGCTGGCGGTCTGGCTGTACGGGACGTACCTCCTGGTCGGCCTCGCCCGGCGCCACGGCCGGGTCTCCGGGCCGCAGGTTGCCCTCCTGGTCCTCGGCGTGGGCGCGCCGTATCTCCTGGGGGCGATGGGGCAGGGCGAGACCGCCGCCAACGGGGTGACGCTCGGGCACCTCCTCGCTGGCGGGCTCCTCGGCGTCGCCGTGTGGCGGTATCCGGTGCTGACCGGCTTCCCGAAGGCCGACCACGTCGCCCGCTCGCGTGTCGTGGAGGACCTGCAGGAGGCGGTCGTTGTCATCGACTGGGACGGGCGCATCCTCGACGCAAACGACACGACCGCGCGGCTGTTCGACCGCGACCCCGGGGCGCTGGTCGGTACCCCGATCGAGTCGGTCGCGGACGGGATCGCCGGCCACGACCTCTCGGCAGGGGCCACCGGAACGGTCGGACTCCGGACGACACGGGGGCGACGGCGGTTCCAGTTCAGCGTGTCGGCGGTCGGTAGCCGGACCGCCGAGGAGGACCGCGACGGCGACCCCGTCGCCAGGGCGGTGCTGTTCCGTGACGTGACCGAGCGTCGGACCCGAGAGCAACGCCTCACGGTGCTCAATCGCGTCCTCCGGCACAACGTCCGGAACGAGCTGGACATCGTCCTCGCCCACGCCGACCGGATCGACGACCCCGACCTCCGGCGTGCGATCCGGGGAAGTGCGACCGACCTGGTCGATCTCAGCGACAGGGCCCGCGAGGCCGAGGAACTCATGTCGACCAGCGTGGCGTCGCCGGCACGCGTCGACCTCGCGGACGTGGCCGCGACCGTCGTCGAGCAGTACCGTGACGGGGACCACGACGGGGAGATATCGGTCGACTGCCCGGACGCGCTGGTGCTCCGGTCGCATCGCAGGGTCCTAGAACGGGTGGTATCGGAGCTCGTCGACAACGCGCTGGCACACGCCGGGCCCTCGCCGCACGTCGAGATCATCGTCAGGGCGAGGGAGGGGGCCGCCGAACTGACGGTGGCGGACGACGGGCCAGGGATCCCGGAGCGGGAACGACGACTCCTCGAGGCCGGCGACGAGACGCCGCTCGAACACGGACGGGGGATCGGGCTCTGGTTCGTCAACTGGGCGGTCACCCAGCTGGGTGCGGAGCTCGAGTTCGGCGAGAACGACCCCCGCGGGAGTCGCGTGACGGTCCGTCTCCACGGGGTGGGGGTCGATCCCTGA
- a CDS encoding RDD family protein → MASTDEDDRCGVGIRGVAMAIDSGVWFALLFVAVYAVAAATGQIETVANGTDANLEGGPAAAALALWLGLAVGYHTVCEWRFGGTIGKRLVRIRVESTDGSPLSLGASLLRNLARLVDWLPFGYALGIVVVLSSDEPQRLGDRLGGTVVVRR, encoded by the coding sequence ATGGCAAGCACAGACGAGGACGACCGGTGCGGAGTCGGAATCCGCGGCGTGGCGATGGCGATCGACTCGGGAGTCTGGTTCGCGCTGCTGTTCGTCGCCGTGTACGCGGTCGCAGCCGCGACCGGGCAGATCGAGACCGTCGCGAACGGCACGGACGCCAACCTCGAGGGCGGGCCCGCCGCCGCGGCACTCGCCCTGTGGCTCGGCCTCGCGGTCGGCTATCACACGGTCTGCGAGTGGCGGTTCGGTGGGACCATCGGGAAGCGACTCGTGCGGATCCGGGTCGAGAGCACGGACGGGTCGCCGCTCTCGCTGGGCGCGTCGCTCCTCCGCAACCTCGCGCGGCTCGTCGACTGGCTCCCGTTCGGCTACGCCCTCGGCATCGTCGTGGTCCTGAGTTCGGACGAGCCCCAGCGGCTGGGTGATCGGCTGGGGGGCACGGTCGTCGTCAGGCGGTGA
- a CDS encoding AIM24 family protein, with protein MDIDQFKSQHLPTESDETFQRENSYTLDAAVDGAVMAKAGSMVAYTGDLSFTGQSSAEGGITGFLKEAATGEGTPVMEIEGEGHAYLADNEKKVQILQLDAGDAITVNGEDVLAFESGLSYEISTIDSLAGSFAGGFTNVYLEGPGHVAITTHGDPIVFEPPVATDPSATVAWSGASPDVEVNSSLSDMVGQESGERFQMNFAGEDGFVVVQPYEEH; from the coding sequence ATGGACATCGATCAGTTCAAATCCCAGCACCTCCCGACGGAGTCGGACGAGACGTTCCAGCGTGAGAACAGCTACACCCTCGACGCCGCTGTCGACGGCGCCGTGATGGCGAAGGCCGGGTCGATGGTCGCCTACACCGGCGACCTCTCGTTCACCGGCCAGTCCTCTGCTGAAGGTGGCATCACCGGGTTCCTCAAGGAGGCCGCCACCGGGGAGGGGACGCCGGTGATGGAAATCGAGGGCGAGGGACACGCCTACCTCGCGGACAACGAGAAGAAGGTCCAGATCCTCCAGCTCGACGCCGGTGACGCCATCACGGTCAACGGCGAGGACGTGCTGGCGTTCGAGTCGGGGCTCTCCTACGAGATCAGCACCATCGACAGCCTGGCCGGCTCGTTCGCCGGCGGGTTCACCAACGTCTACCTGGAGGGCCCCGGTCACGTCGCCATCACCACCCACGGCGACCCCATCGTGTTCGAGCCGCCGGTCGCGACCGACCCGAGCGCGACCGTCGCCTGGAGCGGGGCCTCACCCGACGTGGAGGTCAACTCCAGCCTGTCGGACATGGTCGGCCAGGAGTCCGGCGAGCGCTTCCAGATGAACTTCGCGGGCGAGGACGGGTTCGTCGTCGTCCAGCCGTACGAGGAGCACTGA
- a CDS encoding sensor histidine kinase: MGDDRASPGGADPSTVPIESIPAPVVGYDIEDGEPSITETNSAFESTFDTGATGTVIRRWLRTVGTGDVPVEEVCSRLADGDRVDTELRLQEGDDRGNERWYRLRTLGPADGEAGHVLLTEGSPCRDGIEADRLASVISHDLRNPLDVATAHLRAARETGEEEHLDQLERSHDRMERIIQDVLTLARGENALNVVPAVDIETVATEAWATVDTETASLTLSGDLPTIEADPDRLQRLFENLFRNSIEHGSTGSRTGSGDGVEHGSPNSRPEADDGTGEGGVQVRVGPTEDGFFVADDGPGVPAEERSRVFDPGFSSHGSRDGTGLGLPIVERIVTAHDWSVSVTSGPLGGARFEFHEVRST; encoded by the coding sequence ATGGGGGATGACCGGGCGTCACCCGGGGGTGCCGACCCCTCGACGGTCCCCATCGAATCGATACCCGCGCCCGTCGTCGGATACGACATCGAGGACGGGGAGCCGTCGATCACGGAGACGAACAGCGCCTTCGAGTCCACGTTCGACACGGGAGCGACGGGAACAGTCATCCGGAGGTGGCTCCGGACCGTCGGGACTGGCGACGTGCCGGTGGAAGAGGTGTGCTCGCGGCTCGCCGACGGTGATCGCGTCGACACCGAGCTACGGCTCCAGGAGGGCGACGACCGGGGCAACGAGCGGTGGTACCGGCTCCGGACGCTCGGCCCGGCCGACGGGGAGGCCGGCCACGTGCTACTGACGGAGGGGTCGCCGTGCCGCGACGGCATCGAGGCCGACCGGCTCGCGAGCGTCATCAGCCACGACCTCCGGAACCCGCTCGACGTCGCGACCGCACACCTCCGTGCGGCACGGGAGACCGGCGAGGAGGAGCATCTCGACCAGCTCGAGCGGTCGCACGACCGGATGGAGCGGATCATCCAGGACGTGCTCACGCTCGCCCGGGGGGAGAACGCACTCAACGTCGTCCCGGCGGTCGATATCGAGACCGTCGCCACCGAGGCGTGGGCGACCGTCGACACGGAGACGGCCTCGCTCACGCTCTCGGGCGATCTGCCGACGATCGAGGCCGACCCCGACCGGCTGCAGCGGCTGTTCGAGAACCTGTTCCGGAACAGTATCGAACATGGTTCGACGGGCAGCCGGACGGGGTCCGGCGACGGCGTGGAGCACGGTTCGCCGAACAGTCGGCCGGAGGCCGACGACGGGACGGGCGAGGGGGGCGTCCAGGTCCGTGTCGGGCCCACGGAGGACGGGTTCTTCGTGGCCGACGACGGCCCCGGCGTCCCCGCCGAGGAGCGTTCGCGTGTGTTCGACCCGGGCTTCAGCTCGCACGGGTCGAGAGACGGGACGGGACTCGGGCTGCCCATCGTCGAGCGGATCGTGACGGCCCACGACTGGTCCGTGTCGGTCACGAGCGGCCCGCTCGGCGGCGCACGGTTCGAGTTCCACGAGGTGCGATCGACGTGA
- a CDS encoding bacterio-opsin activator domain-containing protein, whose amino-acid sequence MDNRLEQAPIGVIETTTEGAVVAVNEAAATMIETAPGALRGTDLRDRFPRSAAGTLRDMFEGGAVSRSFEEYYPELDRWLAVDVQVGETVLVYVRDRTESHESEQQVERLERRLERIERINTLVVTVLQQVIGASDRGDIGRMVCEELGGTDLYRFVWVGEREFPDGRLRPLAAAGDAPDLHDRIDETLDEGQALPERMAVESGETRLVGSIAEDDAVTRAVRRAAFGHGLRSCLAVPLAYQGTVYGVVSVYSDREEGFSEQERVGLETLGRIAGFAVRALRQEDLLVADTVTEVTLAVRDETIPFVEVAREADCRLSLDGAVPRGDGTVVCYLGTGDGESDDGGDDEDGVDLAETLRAHPAVTGVRSIRSEGEPLVQVTVDGEMPVTALVAWGATVRSAEYTAESARLVAEAPPEDDIRRMVEAVDGVAVETTLVSKEERTRTADTAEAFHDALAERLTDRQRTVLRTAHLSDYFTSPRGSTSEEVADTLDIAGSTMLYHLRRAQQELVDAFFEADGEPATTDEEPSAPDDH is encoded by the coding sequence ATGGACAACCGACTGGAACAGGCCCCGATAGGGGTCATCGAGACGACGACGGAGGGGGCGGTCGTGGCGGTCAACGAGGCCGCCGCGACGATGATCGAGACCGCACCCGGGGCGCTGCGCGGGACCGATCTCCGGGACCGGTTCCCCCGGTCGGCGGCCGGCACCCTCCGCGATATGTTCGAGGGCGGGGCAGTCTCGCGGTCGTTCGAGGAGTACTATCCGGAGCTCGATCGGTGGCTCGCGGTCGACGTCCAGGTGGGTGAGACGGTACTGGTGTACGTCCGCGACCGCACCGAGTCCCACGAGAGCGAACAGCAGGTCGAGCGACTGGAGCGGCGTCTGGAGCGGATCGAGCGCATCAACACGCTCGTCGTGACGGTGCTGCAACAGGTCATCGGCGCGTCGGATCGAGGGGACATCGGCCGGATGGTCTGTGAGGAGCTGGGCGGGACGGACCTGTACCGGTTCGTCTGGGTCGGCGAGCGGGAGTTCCCCGACGGGCGGCTTCGGCCCCTCGCTGCCGCAGGAGACGCCCCCGACCTGCACGACCGGATCGACGAGACACTGGACGAGGGGCAGGCACTGCCCGAACGGATGGCCGTCGAGAGCGGGGAGACGCGACTCGTCGGTTCGATCGCCGAGGACGATGCCGTCACGCGGGCCGTCCGCCGGGCGGCGTTCGGGCACGGCCTCCGGTCGTGTCTCGCGGTCCCGCTCGCGTACCAGGGAACGGTGTACGGCGTCGTGTCGGTGTACTCCGACCGCGAGGAGGGGTTCAGCGAGCAGGAGCGGGTCGGTCTCGAGACGCTCGGGCGGATCGCCGGGTTCGCGGTCAGGGCGCTGCGTCAGGAGGATCTGCTGGTGGCAGACACCGTCACCGAGGTGACCCTCGCGGTCCGCGACGAGACGATTCCGTTCGTCGAGGTCGCCCGGGAGGCTGACTGTCGGCTGTCGCTGGACGGGGCGGTCCCCCGCGGCGACGGGACGGTCGTCTGCTACCTCGGGACCGGCGACGGCGAGAGCGATGACGGCGGCGACGACGAGGACGGGGTGGACCTCGCGGAGACGCTACGCGCCCACCCGGCCGTCACCGGTGTCAGGTCGATCCGGTCGGAGGGGGAGCCGCTGGTGCAGGTGACCGTCGACGGCGAGATGCCGGTCACTGCTCTGGTCGCCTGGGGTGCGACGGTCCGGTCGGCCGAGTACACCGCGGAGTCGGCCCGGCTCGTCGCCGAGGCACCACCCGAGGACGATATCCGTCGGATGGTCGAGGCCGTCGACGGCGTGGCCGTCGAGACCACCCTCGTGTCGAAGGAGGAGCGCACCCGGACGGCCGACACGGCCGAGGCGTTCCACGACGCGCTCGCCGAGCGGTTGACCGACAGGCAGCGGACGGTCCTGCGGACCGCCCATCTGTCGGACTACTTCACCTCGCCACGCGGGAGTACGTCGGAGGAGGTGGCCGACACCCTGGATATCGCGGGGTCGACGATGCTGTACCACCTCCGACGTGCGCAGCAGGAACTGGTCGATGCCTTCTTCGAGGCCGACGGGGAGCCCGCCACGACCGACGAGGAGCCTTCCGCCCCGGACGACCACTGA
- a CDS encoding response regulator transcription factor produces MGEEMQVTQPTVLMVDDEKRVADAYALRLEDVADVTVAYGGEEALDVVDEGRPPDVVLLDRHMPGLSGDEVLERLRERELRTRVIMVTAIDPDLGVLDMPFDDYLSKPVEREDLRTVVDQQCRVLAYELLGEYFRLESKRAVLTAELLPEETADSERLADLEGRLVELEERVGSLLPEAEELLSSFSELDR; encoded by the coding sequence ATGGGCGAGGAGATGCAGGTGACGCAGCCGACCGTGCTGATGGTCGACGACGAGAAGCGTGTCGCGGACGCCTACGCGCTCCGGCTCGAGGACGTCGCCGACGTGACCGTCGCGTACGGCGGTGAGGAGGCACTCGATGTCGTCGACGAGGGGCGCCCGCCGGACGTGGTGCTGCTCGACCGACACATGCCGGGGCTGTCGGGGGACGAGGTACTCGAGCGCCTCCGGGAACGGGAGCTCCGGACCCGGGTGATCATGGTGACGGCCATCGACCCTGACCTGGGCGTACTGGACATGCCGTTCGACGATTACCTCTCGAAACCGGTCGAGCGCGAGGACCTCCGTACCGTCGTGGATCAGCAGTGTCGGGTGCTCGCGTACGAGCTGCTGGGGGAGTATTTCCGACTCGAGTCGAAGCGGGCGGTTCTCACTGCGGAGCTGCTGCCGGAGGAGACCGCGGACAGCGAGCGACTCGCCGACCTCGAGGGGCGCCTCGTGGAGCTCGAGGAGCGGGTCGGGAGCCTGCTCCCCGAGGCCGAGGAGCTACTCTCGTCGTTCTCCGAGCTCGACCGGTAG
- a CDS encoding ArsR/SmtB family transcription factor, which yields MRDDGPPFHRASETTGRISDPETAVDADELLSLLGDEYAREILSTLGDQSLPAREIVDRSSVSRPTVYRRLDRLEEAGLVETTMSLHPDGHHRKEFRIVVDAVELRPKDDTLVTHAEHQTAGNPEERLAHASD from the coding sequence ATGCGAGACGATGGCCCTCCATTCCACCGAGCGAGCGAGACCACGGGGCGGATTTCCGACCCCGAGACGGCGGTCGACGCCGACGAGCTCCTGTCACTCCTCGGTGACGAGTACGCCCGCGAGATACTCTCCACTCTCGGGGATCAATCGTTGCCGGCCCGGGAGATCGTTGACCGGTCGAGCGTGTCGCGCCCGACGGTGTATCGCCGCCTCGACCGGCTGGAGGAAGCAGGACTGGTCGAGACGACGATGAGCCTCCATCCGGACGGCCACCACCGGAAGGAGTTCCGGATCGTCGTCGACGCGGTCGAGTTACGACCCAAGGACGACACCCTGGTCACCCATGCCGAGCATCAAACGGCCGGCAACCCGGAGGAACGCCTCGCCCACGCCTCGGACTGA
- a CDS encoding heme-binding protein, which translates to MSDAERRRAPPTEEGWYVLHDLRSVDWDAWRDAPERERHTALDEGIDYLEQHAALADIDGEEGGTAVFSVVGHKADFMVLHLRPTPEALDRAERAFERTALGGYTEQVDSYLSVTEVSGYMHDDLDAGLENVEDEGMRRYMQQRIYPDIPDRDHVCFYPMDKRRGPDHNWYDLPFDERADLMSAHGDIGREYAGKVTQIISGSVGLDDHEWGVTLFSDDPTQIKKLLYEMRFDPSSSRYAEFGTFYFGQRFPPTDLPALFAGEAVPSDGESVDAGQAGASAGTTGTAHAHGDDTAAPSHAHGEDGDSPHGEASDDGGHPHAAAGDADGEGDASGDDHPDTGGGRPGTPDEAPHDEIDTEAIEREIRSLGVPVENHLEAGYGLVFYSSADAEEMMAEVDGLRGNFDHYDTHVLTTVRADQGRSAIISLWANQRAADTASGFLGDLMEVERGVGGPLPGGENAEETEANATPSDEADDGAGEDGTAGTDDEETQSLREELRDLDVYAGQPHGEDVYAVVLYSEADAEELADEVFGMRERFDHYDTHVKTALYDARGAPGEAGDAGAGTGDRTAVVSIWETADAADTASGFLAELPGIVERAGEESGFGTMGMFYTVEPDYREEFVDTFADVGGMLADMEGHFDTDLMVNREDENDMFIASQWRSREDAMTFFRSDAFRDTVEWGREVLADRPRHVFLA; encoded by the coding sequence ATGAGCGACGCCGAACGTCGTCGGGCCCCCCCGACGGAGGAGGGCTGGTACGTACTCCACGACCTGCGCAGCGTGGACTGGGACGCATGGCGCGACGCACCCGAGCGCGAGCGCCACACGGCGCTCGACGAGGGAATCGACTACCTCGAACAGCACGCCGCCCTCGCCGACATCGATGGCGAGGAGGGCGGCACGGCCGTCTTCTCCGTCGTCGGGCACAAGGCCGACTTCATGGTACTGCACCTCCGCCCGACGCCGGAGGCGCTGGACCGTGCCGAGCGCGCGTTCGAGCGGACCGCGCTCGGCGGCTACACCGAGCAGGTCGACTCGTACCTCTCCGTGACCGAGGTCTCGGGCTATATGCACGACGACCTCGACGCGGGCCTGGAGAACGTCGAGGACGAGGGGATGCGCCGCTACATGCAACAGCGCATCTATCCCGACATCCCCGACCGCGACCACGTCTGCTTCTACCCGATGGACAAGCGCCGCGGCCCGGACCACAACTGGTACGACCTCCCGTTCGACGAGCGCGCGGACCTGATGAGCGCGCACGGCGACATCGGCCGCGAGTACGCCGGGAAGGTCACGCAGATCATCAGCGGGAGCGTCGGCCTCGACGACCACGAGTGGGGCGTCACGCTGTTCAGCGACGATCCCACCCAGATCAAGAAACTGCTGTACGAGATGCGGTTCGATCCCTCCTCCTCGCGCTACGCGGAGTTCGGGACGTTCTACTTCGGCCAGCGCTTCCCGCCGACGGACCTGCCCGCGCTGTTCGCAGGCGAGGCCGTCCCGAGCGATGGGGAGAGCGTTGACGCGGGACAGGCGGGCGCGAGCGCGGGCACGACCGGGACCGCGCACGCACACGGTGACGACACGGCGGCGCCCAGCCACGCCCACGGGGAGGATGGGGATTCCCCCCACGGCGAGGCGAGCGACGACGGCGGCCACCCCCACGCGGCGGCTGGTGACGCCGATGGCGAGGGCGACGCGTCGGGAGACGACCACCCCGACACCGGCGGCGGCCGGCCGGGGACGCCGGACGAGGCGCCCCACGACGAGATCGACACGGAGGCCATCGAGCGCGAGATCCGGAGTCTCGGCGTCCCGGTCGAGAACCACCTGGAGGCGGGCTACGGGCTCGTCTTCTACTCCAGTGCCGACGCCGAGGAGATGATGGCGGAGGTCGATGGGCTGCGGGGCAACTTCGACCACTACGACACGCACGTCCTCACTACCGTACGGGCGGACCAGGGCCGCTCGGCCATCATCAGCCTGTGGGCGAACCAGCGCGCCGCCGACACCGCGAGCGGCTTCCTCGGGGACCTCATGGAGGTCGAGCGCGGCGTCGGCGGGCCGCTCCCGGGCGGCGAGAACGCCGAGGAGACCGAAGCGAACGCGACGCCGAGCGACGAGGCGGACGACGGGGCCGGCGAGGACGGCACCGCCGGGACCGACGACGAGGAGACCCAGTCGCTCCGCGAGGAGCTCCGGGACCTCGACGTCTACGCCGGGCAGCCCCACGGCGAGGACGTCTACGCGGTCGTGCTCTACTCCGAGGCCGACGCCGAGGAACTCGCCGACGAGGTGTTCGGGATGCGCGAGCGGTTCGACCACTACGACACGCACGTCAAGACCGCGCTCTACGACGCACGTGGCGCGCCCGGCGAGGCCGGCGACGCCGGCGCGGGGACCGGCGACCGGACCGCCGTGGTCAGCATCTGGGAGACCGCCGACGCCGCCGACACCGCGAGCGGCTTCCTGGCCGAGCTCCCGGGCATCGTCGAGCGGGCCGGCGAGGAGTCCGGCTTCGGGACGATGGGGATGTTCTACACCGTCGAGCCGGACTACCGCGAGGAGTTCGTCGACACCTTCGCCGACGTGGGTGGGATGCTCGCCGACATGGAGGGGCACTTCGACACGGACCTGATGGTCAACCGCGAGGACGAGAACGATATGTTCATCGCGAGCCAGTGGCGCTCGCGCGAGGACGCGATGACGTTCTTCCGCTCGGACGCCTTCCGCGACACCGTGGAGTGGGGCCGCGAGGTGTTGGCCGACCGCCCGCGACACGTCTTCCTGGCCTAG
- a CDS encoding cold-shock protein, giving the protein MATGKVDFFNDTGGYGFISTDDGDLDDDEDVFFHMDDVGGEDLQEGQEVEFDIESSPKGPRAANLVRIE; this is encoded by the coding sequence ATGGCAACCGGAAAAGTTGATTTCTTCAACGACACTGGCGGTTACGGCTTCATCTCTACGGACGACGGCGACCTGGACGACGACGAGGACGTCTTCTTCCACATGGACGACGTTGGCGGTGAGGACCTGCAGGAGGGCCAGGAGGTCGAGTTCGACATCGAGTCGTCCCCGAAGGGCCCGCGCGCCGCGAACCTCGTTCGCATCGAGTAA
- a CDS encoding DUF7571 family protein — translation MKPCQNCQAVIDEYILDKQLEPLRDLTVDDFNVCADCTTVVADACVECGGAVYVPRNMGGTPDYCPACRSDLIGRTGEDPGWHCDPLSS, via the coding sequence ATGAAACCGTGTCAGAACTGTCAGGCGGTCATCGACGAGTATATCCTCGACAAACAACTCGAACCCCTGCGCGACCTCACGGTCGACGATTTCAACGTCTGCGCGGACTGCACGACGGTCGTTGCTGATGCGTGCGTGGAGTGCGGCGGTGCGGTGTACGTCCCCCGGAACATGGGCGGGACGCCGGACTACTGCCCGGCGTGCCGGTCCGACCTCATCGGTCGGACGGGTGAGGACCCCGGCTGGCACTGTGACCCCTTGTCCTCCTGA